Proteins encoded within one genomic window of Platichthys flesus chromosome 17, fPlaFle2.1, whole genome shotgun sequence:
- the gon4la gene encoding GON-4-like protein, whose product MNQVRKRLRLGPSPPAPPSSTSSTSSTRSFTPSSPQLLSQDALLLPPLPAPAWGETEEEDEGYLLVEEDTTDSSLIITMEDSQLEVKAARRRPVRKRRGKRTEEEEEQGGRGSESREKEEMEIDRQLDQSLETKSKQHNLTTVNVRNIIHEVITNEHVVAMMKAAINETEAVPPFEPKMTRSKFKEVVEKGVVIPAWNISPIKKTNEVNKPPQFVDIHLAEEDSSDEEYRPDEEDEDETAEDTFLESDMESTASSPRGSRLSRVEEDSSSPWQSSRSRSRILRVRSVSMGPPPPPKAPPPKAVTDCSFLEKLHAVEEELAVCMEPYQPLPEPEGEAGLMAYRTRSKRTLRDVPLGQLEAELRAPDITPDMYDSSSAHKDRDWTDWLRGLMTSDMENEEDDEDDPEYNFLADVDEPDREDYRDDKAVRITKKEVNELMEELFETLKEDLAGQEGDDEGHEEEEEPQEEIHPVQDQHSIGLVDEADGPITELRTVKQQLAWMRNRRQTHPLCNTHIYGPEPYTLKLDGRQKSRLQQHLQQHVQLLTQIHLLSSPVTKLQSEAETTRQFLVELDVLAQRAELLMSSSRPGFCSVFRSSNLQGALQLMEELRQTPIGYKSQHRPPDARGYMRCYPVMPAELAWLFTTRQVFLYPELLPCASLDPALYCPRRTAAFTAAEDCLLVLGLRNMEGSCDPTKLVSQFLLRKTLVQVRRRILQCCRPGVPDNIVKVFRYHRVLWPMPVAVGPVNPAEQRPPVEREESVMPLWLVRSLPVIFPTIKRYNAPCGSTPEAPPTCRGSRPRQSHLTFLRSASYKYSFPSGTRYPPRLPKDLDFKRIGFVLLQQPLPPSPADSSPLPDGQVYPSCPATLSPHKPLPQALSPPRVLLTKTTAAVAPATAQQIRRHYQTLAGLRRREKHTMNGEAVRSNVEALAPPPPPPPEGPAPSPVGVEEDDDVNSVNMEEEEEESEFLLALSESSSSAAGSVANLEDLADPEEEESESEQDVTPTRGRAEEDEEGGGGGGDDDGVKSSDESRASVLQLQEKSLPEETEEEEEPSDEDQREDEAFAKDYLNRVCGVLQASPGVSEQLLQLLDQFSAAGPLGAAGAPERLYDRLSGLLRPWPQLLRDFAAFLNGEQARRCGLFLEQQLFESSRRFLRRLGQSLGESSSLYQQVVSVLQGSPTPPPEDMEKILSLLRHHEDLQQLFLQFHSRSSPTAAGSEAHRKGVDHQTSEVHETGSEEEEVQERPVCARNFSTTSTGEKVVVWTREADRAILTACQQRGANRKTFRQVSAQLGNKTAQQVSLRFQDLMNLFQSSSQKSTPCPSEGQPIRRQEPAPD is encoded by the exons ATGAACCAGGTCCGCAAACGCCTCCGACTTGGCCCgtcccctcctgctcccccctcctccacctcctccacctcctccacccggAGCTTCACGCCGTCCAGTCCTCAGCTGCTCTCCCAGGATGCTTTGCTGCTGCCTCCCCTCCCAGCTCCTGCATGGGGTgaaactgaggaggaggatgaaggttaCCTGCTGGTGGAGGAAGATACCACTGACTCCAGCCTCATCATCACCATGg aggaCAGTCAGCTGGAGGTGAAGGCAGCGAGGAGGAGaccagtgaggaagaggagagggaaacggacagaggaggaagaggagcaggggggCAGAGGTTCAGAGAgcagggaaaaggaggagatggagattgACAGGCAGCTGGACCAATCACTGGAGACAAAGTCCAAACAACACAACCTGACAACCGTGAACGTCAGAAACATCATCCAC GAAGTAATCACTAATGAACATGTGGTGGCCATGATGAAAGCTGCTATCAACGAGACCGAGGCCGTCCCTCCGTTT GAGCCGAAAATGACTCGATCCAAGTTTAAAGAAGTTGTGGAGAAAGGAGTG GTGATTCCAGCCTGGAACATTTCTCCCATCAAGAAAACCAATGAGGTCAACAAG CCTCCTCAGTTCGTAGACATCCATCTGGCTGAGGAAGACTCCTCTGATGAAGAGTATCGtcctgatgaagaagatgaggatgagaCGGCTGAAGAT ACGTTCCTGGAGAGCGACATGGAGAGCACAGCCTCGTCCCCCCGAGGCAGTCGACTGAgccgagtggaggaggacagcagcagcCCCTGGCAG AGTTCTCGGAGCCGTTCCAGGATTTTGAGGGTGAGGTCTGTGTCCATgggccccccccctccacccaaaGCCCCGCCCCCCAAAGCAGTGACGGACTGCTCGTTTCTGGAGAAGCTTCatgctgtggaggaggagctggccgTGTGTATGGAACCCTACCAG cCTCTACCCGAGCCAGAGGGCGAAGCGGGTCTGATGGCGTACCGGACTCGGTCCAAGCGGACGCTACGTGACGTCCCACTGGGCCAGCTGGAGGCGGAGCTCCGAGCACCGGACATCACACCAGACATGTACGACTCCAGCTCCGCCCATAAGGACAGGGACTGGACTGATTGGCTAAGAGGCCTAATGACCTCAGACATGGaaaatgaag aggatgatgaagatgacccAGAGTACAACTTCCTGGCTGACGTTGATGAACCTGACCGGGAGGATTACCGTGACGACAAGGCTGTCCGCATCACca AGAAGGAAGTGAAcgagctgatggaggagctgtTTGAAACG ttgaaGGAAGATCTTGCAGGACAGGAAGGGGACGATGAAGGtcacgaggaagaggaggagccacaGGAGGAAATACACCCTGTTCAGGATCAGCACAGCAT TGGGCTGGTTGATGAAGCGGatggaccaatcacagagctgcGTACAGTAAAGCAGCAGCTAGCTTGGATGAGGAACAGACGGCAGACACACCCCctgtgtaacacacacatatacggCCCTGAACCGTACACACTGAAACTGGACGGAAGACAAAAGAGCCGACTGCAGCAGCATCtacaacag caCGTCCAGCTGCTGACTCAGATTCACCTGTTGAGTTCACCTGTGACCAAACTTCAGAGTGAGGCGGAGACCACCCGACAGTTCCTG gttgaGCTGGATGTGTTGGCTCAAAGAGCCGAGCTGCTCATGTCGTCATCTCGTCCTGGTTTCTGCAGCGTCTTTAGATCTTCtaacctgcagggggcgctgcagctgatggaggagctgcgGCAGACTCCCATCGGCTACAAGTCGCAGCACCGCCCCCCTGATGCCAGAGGATACA TGCGTTGCTACCCTGTGATGCCAGCTGAACTCGCCTGGCTCTTTACCACTCGTCAGGTCTTCCTCTACCCAGAGCTACTGCCCTGTGCCAGCCTGGACCCGGCTCTGTACTGCCCCCGCAGGACAGCTGCATTCACTGCAGCTGAGGACTG CCTCCTGGTTCTGGGTCTCAGGAACATGGAAGGGTCATGTGACCCGACTAAACTGGTGTCCCAGTTCCTGCTGAGGAAGACTCTGGTGCAGGTCCGACGTAGAATCCTTCAGTGCTGCCGACCCGGCGTCCCTGATAATATAGTGAAG GTGTTCCGGTATCACCGGGTGCTGTGGCCGATGCCAGTGGCCGTTGGTCCTGTGAATCCAGCAGAGCAGCGCCCcccagtggagagagaggagagcgtcATGCCTCTGTGGCTGGTG CGGAGTCTTCCTGTAATATTTCCGACCATTAAACGGTACAATGCCCCTTGTGGCTCTACCCCTGAGGCCCCGCCCACCTGCAGGGGGTCTCGACCCCGTCAGAGTCACCTGACCTTCCTACGCTCCGCCTCCTACAAGTACAGCTTCCCCTCTGGGACAAGATATCCCCCCCGCCTTCCCAAAGACCTCGACTTCAAACGCATCGGCTTTGTCTTGCTGCAGCAGCCCCTCCCGCCTTCTCCTGCTGACTCCTCCCCCCTACCTGATGGACAGGTGTATCCCTCTTGTCCCGcaactctctctcctcacaaACCCCTCCCCCAAGCTCTCAGCCCCCCACGAGTCCTCCTCACCAAAACTACTGCCGCCGTGGCCCCGGCAACCGCTCAGCAAATCAGACGCCACTATCAAACCCTTGCAggcctgaggaggagagagaaacacacaatgaacGGAGAAGCAGTGAGGAGTAATGTGGAGGCacttgctcctcctcctcctcctcctcctgaaggCCCTGCCCCTTCTCCGGTGGGGGTCGAGGAGGACGACGATGTCAACAGTGTGAatatggaggaagaggaagaggagagcgaaTTCCTTTTGGCCCTGTCGGAGTCATCGTCCAGTGCTGCAGGAAGTGTGGCCAATCTGGAAGACCTGGCCGAccccgaggaggaggagtcagagagtgAGCAGGACGTGACTCCGACGCGGGGGagagcagaagaagatgaagaaggaggaggaggaggaggtgatgatgatggagtgAAGTCTTCAGATGAATCCAGAGCCtctgtcctccagctgcag GAGAAATCGCTGCCAGAAgaaactgaggaagaggaggagccgtcCGATGAAGATCAGAGAGAGGATGAAGCGTTTGCAAAGGATTATCTGAACAGA GTGTGTGGCGTGCTGCAGGCGTCTCCTGGCGTCtccgagcagctgctgcagttgtTGGATCAGTTTTCAGCAGCGGGGCCCCTGGGGGCCGCGGGGGCCCCTGAGCGTCTGTACGACCGACTGAGCGGCTTGCTGCGGCCGTGgcctcagctgctcagagacttCGCTGCGTTCCTGAACGGAGAACAGGCGCGGCGCTGCGGACTG TTTTTAGAGCAACAGCTGTTTGAGAGCAGCCGGCGGTTTCTACGGCGTCTGGGACAGAGTCTGGGAGAAAGCTCCTCCCTCTACCAGCAGGTGGTGTCAGTGCTACAGGGaagccccacccccccacctgaAGACATGGAAAAG ATCTTGTCTCTTCTCAGACATCATGaagacctgcagcagctgttccTGCAGTTCCACAGCCGCTCGTCGCCCACAGCAGCCGGCTCGGAGGCTCACAGGAAGGGAGTCGACCATCAGACCTCTGAAGTGCacgagacaggaagtgaagaagaggaagtacAGGAGCGGCCAGTTTGTGCTAGAAACTTCTCCACGACGTCAACTGGAGAAAAAGTCGTCGTCTGGACTCg agAGGCAGACCGCGCCATCTTGACTGCCTGTCAGCAGAGAGGAGCCAATAGGAAAACGTTCAGACAGGTGTCCGCCCAGCTGGGAAACAAGACCGCCCAGCAG GTGAGTCTGCGGTTCCAGGACCTGATGAATCTTTTTCAGTCTTCATCGCAAAAGTCCACTCCCTGTCCCTCAGAGGGCcagccaatcaggaggcagGAGCCAGCCCCCGACTAA